From Canis lupus familiaris isolate Mischka breed German Shepherd chromosome 16, alternate assembly UU_Cfam_GSD_1.0, whole genome shotgun sequence:
GCACCCATAAAAAGCATGAGCTACCTAgaaagaaacctaaccaaaggagTAAAGGCTCTCTACCCAAAACATTACAGCACAcgtctgaaagaaactgaggaagagggatccctgggtggcgcagcggtttggcgcctgcctttggcccagggcgcgatcccggagacccgggatcgaatcccacgtcgggctcccggtgcatagaccctgcgtctccctctgcctgtgtctctgcctctctctctctctctgtgactatcgtgaataaataaaaattaaaataaataaataaataaaaagaaaaaaaaaaaaagaaactgaggaagacacaaagagatggaaaaaggtTCCATGCTcctgggttggaagaattaatattggggaaaatgtcaacgtgacccagggcaatttacacaacTAGTGCAAAATCTGTCAGAAATTCCACAGactctcttcagagagctggaacaaatcatcggaagacttgtgtggaatcagaaaagaccccaaacagccacgGGAATTATAGCCAAGAAATCCACtacgggtggggggggggggggcagcacaATGCCCGATTTCAGGGTGTGCCacaaagctgtgaccatcaagacggtgtggtaatggcacaaaaacggacacatggatcaatggaatagGGCAGAgcatccagaagtggaccctcaactctacggGCAACTAAGATTCGGCCaggcaggaaagaccatccacgggggaaaaaagacagtctcttccataaaggctgctgggaacactggacagccacatgcagaggaatgaaaccgGACCATTCCTCTCACACCaaacacaaggataaactcaaaacgaATGAAGGATgtaaacgtgagacaagattccatcaaaaccctccgggagaacacaggcaacaacacccttcttgaactgggccacagcaacttcttgcaaatcACATCAGCCACGAAGGCCAGAGAAACAAGAGCGAAATGGACcgctgggacttcatcaagatgagccgcttccgcacagcaaaagaaaaacttgtCCCCGAAGACAAACAGTAACCTCCCTGATAGTGGCCATAGTAATTTCTTCCTAGACAAGTCtccagaggaaagggaaacagctaaaagtgaactattgggacttcatcaagataaaaatctgcacaatgaaggaaacaatcaatgaaactaaaaggcagcctacagaacgGGACAAGATGTTtacaaatgacatacctgataaagggttaggatCCGAAATGTATagagaacttaccaaactcaacacccaaaaaacaaataatccagctaggaaataggcagaagacacgaatagacatttttccaaataagccacacagatggccaacagacacatgaaaggatagtcaacatcactgatcatcagggacatacaaatgAAACCATGATGAGacatcatctcacacctgtcagaatggccaaaattaacaacacaagaagcaacaagtgTCGGTGAGTGGtaaagaaaggagaaccctcttgcattgctgctgggaatgaagactggtacagccactctggcaaacaatatggagtttcctcagagttaaaatagtactaccctaagatccagcaattgcactactaggtatttacccaaaagatacaaaaatactgattcgaaAGGGTATATGCCCCCTCgtgtttagagcagcattatcaataatagccaaactatcaAGAAAGCCTAAATGTTTATCAACGTgcatggataaagatgtggtctcaccccagtgagaatggtgaaaattaacaagacaggaaagaacacacgttggagaggatgtagacagagggggaccctcctgcactgttggtgggaacgtgaactggtgcagccactctggaaaactgtgtggaggctccccaagaagttaaaaatagagctaccctacggcCCAGCAagtgcactgctggggatttaccccaaagatacagatgctgtgaaacgctgggacacctgcaccccgatatttatagcagcaatgtccacaatagccacactgtggaaggagccgagatgtccttcaacagacgAATGGGTAAAGATgcggtctatgtatacgatggaatattactccgccatcagaaaggacaaaatacccaccatgtgcttcgatgtggatggaactggaaggtattatgagGAGTGAAAAAGTCAACTgcagaaggacaatcatcatatggtttcactcatatgtggaatataagaaatagtgaaagggattctaaggaaaaggaggggaactgagcgagtaaaattagagagggagacaaaccgtgagagactcctaactctgggaaagaaacaaagggttgcagaaggggaggtgggtggggggatggggtaactgggtgactgaggagggcacttggttgGACGACCACTGTATGTTATACTATATGGTGGAAAATCGAATTTTAATAAAAGCGAacgtaaaaacaaaaacaaaaaagatgtggtctatatatacaatggaatactactgggccatccaaaaagaatgaaatcttgccatttgcaacatccTGGTTGGAGCTAGAgcgtattatgctcagtgaaataagtcagtcagagaaagacaaacaccatataatttcactcatgtatggaatgtaagaaatgaaacagatgaacacagggagagaaaagagagagacgcaaaccaggaaacagattcttagCTACAGAGAACACGCTGAGGGTTGCCGAGGcgaggggagagagggagtgggtATTAAGGcgggcacctgtgatgagcactgagcattatgtgtaagtgatggatcactaaatACTACCCTTGAAAGTAATAATGGCTATATGTTAACCAtcgaatttatataaaaacttgaaacctaaaagaaataatacaacaaAGAATGCACCtaataaaaagaggaagggaaaaaaaagagggagagcaagagacaAATGAATTACTACTATTAATAAAGTAATCAATACTAATTATAAATGGAACATtaaatactgttttatattataatagaataacaaaaatatttaatccaaagcaggcagaaaaagagggaaaacacCGCAAAGAACAGATGGGCAGACATGACAAATAGGAGACAGCaagataaaagattaaaatccAATGCATCAATAATCATATTAATTATAAATGGTCTGAACAGCtcaatttaaaaagcagagattgggatccctgggtggcgcagcggtttggcgcctgcctttggcccaggacacgatcctggagacctgggatcgaatcccacgtcgggctcccgatgcaaggagcctgcttctccctctgcctgtgtctctgcctctctctctgtctctctgtgtgactatcataaaaaaataaataaaaatttaaaaaaaataaaaaataaaaaataaaaataaataaaaaaaataaaaaccagtgaTTTATAAGTTGGATAAGAAGGCAAGGTCCAATTGTATTTGGTCCAATTGTCCAACCAATTGGGAAACCAACCTTaagtaaaaagatataaataagttaaaagtaaaatgatggaaaaaatatataaagagagcAGGATTACGTATATAATATCATGTAAAGTATACTGCAGAGCCAAGCACATTACCTGGGAAAAGCAGCTGTTTCCATAGTGATAAAGGGGACAAGATTTCAACTTACCAAGAGGACATCCTCATCCTAAACATTTATTATGCACCTAATAACGAACTGCCAAAATACATGAAGGAAAAATTGGTAGAACTGCACAAAATTCTGTCGACGGGTAAAACGGGAGATTTCAACATCATTCTCTCAAAAATTGGTAGAATATCTGGGCATAAAGTCCATTAGGGCATAGAAGACCTATGAGCATCCTCGGCCACGGTGGCCTCATTGGCATTCATGAAACACACCAtcgaaaaaaattaaaaattaaaaaattaaaataaatttaaaaaacccacaccATCCAACAGCCACAAAATGGAACACGGATGTCAGAATTCTCAAGGATCAGTTCAGCggcttaaccgagccacccacgtgcccctcttTCTCAAGAAATCTAAAAGAATTCAAGGCATAATCTCTCACCACAGTATATAACTAAGGAGAAGTCAGTAACAGAAAGATCCCTGggaaatcttcaacaaaagaatGTATGTCTTCAAAACTcttgggaagaagaaagaagaaagaagaagaagaagaacaataacaacaacaacaacagcaacaaagatctttgagccaaaggaaaatgaaatgacatttaaTGTCAAAATTTGTGAATTAAGCAGCACTTGGaggaaaatgtataataaaaccCCTGAGTTAGAGAAAGTAGAAATCATCCTGAGAAACTAGAGACCATGAGTCAATTAACCCCAAAgttatcagaagaaaataaagatcagagtagaatTCAATGAAATTGGAAACTCAAAATAACAGAGAAAGATCAATAAGACCAAAACCTGTTTCTTAAGATCAATAAAATGTATCAACTTCTAGTCACAttgatcaaaacaaaacaaaaaaagagtctACACAATCCTACATCAGGAGAGAGGGGATGTCACCACAAATCCTACAAATGGTAAAGTGGGTAAGAAGGGAATAGGAAAAACAAGTTTGTGATAATCGAATGAACAACGTTCAGGGAATGACATAAATTCTCAAAGctacctcaaaaaagaaaaaaaaaaggaaagccttaTGGCCCTTTATCTTTAGAGAAGCTCATTTTAGTTAAAACCTTCCTACTCTAAAGACAGACATACAAATCCAAGCCGAAGGGCTTCACTTCCCAAAACGTCTGAGGAAGAAATGGTACCAATTCTACGAACTCTTCCAGAAACCCGCAAAGGAAGGAACAGGTCCCTACTGGTGAGGCCTGCTTCGCTCTGACCTCAAAGCCTTGTCCGGCCTAGAAAATGAGAGAACAATCCATATGTTGGCAACTGAAcagcaacagaaaataaatttacaaaaataaataaataaacaaacaaacaaataaataaaagacaatgagAGAACTACATTATTCATGAGCGCCAACGCACATCCCCTTACCACGTTTTGGCAAAGCGAATCCAACAACACACAGAAGTGTTCCCGCATGACAGGCAAGCCCACGCCGGGCCACCTTCCCTCCGAGTGCTGCCAATACGGCGCCACCACCGGCGGGAATCACCCTCCCGAGACAGGCATTCCCTGTGCAGGAACAAGTTGCCCTACTATCATCCAGACTAAGGTCGCATCCCGATTGGGGAATCCAAAGGAAACGCGGCTCTGGCACACGGGCATTGCGGTGGCCACAGACGAGGAGGAAGCTCAAGCATGCAGGCTCCTGGGACCACCCGGGGTCTGAAAATAATTaacccccaggcctggcctgaCCGTTCCACAACGGCGTGAGACACTGTGATGCCTGCGTGACAGGCTTACGGACCCACACGGCAAGCGGGCAAAGTCGAGAAATGTCCTTGTTTTGCTGGGTTTACAGGAAGGTGAGGTGGCCTTTCCCGTTACACGTCCCTGGGAAAATATGTCAGTGTGTCGCATGTAGGCACCCCTTCCCAGTGACATGCGGAGGGTCTCCCTGCCACTGAGCTCCCCGGAAAACTCACCGAGAGGTGGGGGCCCGGGGTGTTGTCAGTGGGGAACCCCAGGGCAGGCCCAAACACTGGGCTTACACCATCTAAAGGGACACCGAGAAGAGCGCTGCCAACCCAGACGGGGCACCGCAGCCTCTGTCTGTGGCGCTGGCCGCACGGCAGGTGCCTGGTGAACAAGCCGGAAGCCAGATACGCACACGCCAGGCCAACCCGGCTCTCCAGCGCACCCTGACTGCTCTCCTCAAGCTGAGTAGCTAATCACAACTAAAGACCTGAAACCACACGGGGCAGCTGACCGCGGGGTGGGCACCTCTAGGGACCAGCCAGCCCGGTGCCCCTGGACAGCCAGCCACAGCCAGACAAGGGTCCCCTGAGTCCCCTGGCACAGCCCACGAGAGACGCTGTGCTCCGTCACCTGGTGAGGCCGTGGCAAACAGCAGCGGTTGGGTCTCCCTTCTGGGAGCCCACGTATGCGGCCGTCTGTCTGGCACCGGCTCCAACCTGAGACTTCCGGGCTTGGCCAGGGCGGAGCCTCAGCAGGCCCGGGGACAATGCGGCTGGGACCCTCTCGGCACGGTCAAGGAGGGCCGGCCAGGTCCCTTGGCTGAAGGTCGGGATCTTGTCTGGTGGCCTGCCTCGGGGCGCCTGCAGTGGCCCTAGACCCGCCCATCTCAGGTGAGCCGATGGTCCTACCCCTGACCCACCCAATCCGGGCTGTGGTCGGGCCCTCACGTGGGATGACGGTGGCAGCTCAAGTCCCCTGTGGGACAGAGCCAGCATCGGGGGCGTACCCCGGTCTGCAGGGAAACTCAAGCCAGCACTGTACACCCGCCCCCCCAGGGCGTCCCAGCCCCATGGACAGGGGTCCAGAGGGCTCAGCATTCCAGGGCCTCTGCCCACCCAGAACCCAGGTGTACAGTGAAGACGACACCGGGCAGCGAGCCCCTCAGATCAGGGGTCTCCCTAGGGCTCGGGGGCGTGGGCTGCCCAGAGTAGACACGGGATGGGCAATGAGCAGAAACACGCATCCACGGGGATGGGGCGGCAGACGTAGGGAGTGACTGCTGCTGGGGACAGGGCTCTCTGGGAACGTGAAGATGCTCTAACACTGACCATGGCGACGGCGGCCCAAGTCTGTAAATACACTGGAAACCACCGAACCGCATACTTTACAGGAATGAAGCGTGAAGAGAGTGGTTTTAACCTCAGTGCAGGTGTTACGCAGAAAAGAATAATTAGGCTGTTGTTCCCCGGCATACGGACGTGTGTGCAGACCCCCTATGTACTCGGGTAcgcacacgcgcacgcacacggGTCTTCCCTCCTCTGTCTACCCGGAGGAACGGGATCACCCTTCATGGTCCCGAACACGCATCCTGCCCGGACATCCGTAGCCGGGACCTGTCTTTCCCAGGTTAACAAAACCAGAGAAGAAGTATCAGACTGGCTCCTGCAGGTGGAGCATCCCAAGAGATGAACAAGGCGGCGTCCGGAGGCCGCCCAGCCGCACCGAGCGCTCACTGCGCGCCAGGCCCGCCGCCAAGCCCGTCCTGGTGGGGAACTAGTCACTGTATCCTCACCCAGGCTGGAAGGTTTTATGTGTCACCTGGACCAGGCCACAGGGCGCCCACACGGCCACCAAACATCACTTCCAGGTGTCCATGCTGGTCTCTGCAGCCCATGGTCTTCTTCGGCGAGGGCAACCTCACCCCCCAATCCTCTGGGCTCCACCTGTCTGGCATCGAACACTGGCTCTACCTGCATCCTGGTCCCCAGGGGGGGCCCAGGCTGGACACGGGGCTCCCAGGATGAGGCGACTGCCCCCCTACTCCGGACACCACTCAGACCCTGGCTCTTCCCCGCTGGGCCATGTACCAGCCACCCGGGCCTGAGCACATCACATCgctgccctgctccccacctgcagGCCTATGCCCTGGGCAGGGCTGCCATGAAGACCGGACACAATTAAATGCCTCGGATGCTAGAGAGCGGCTGCGTAATACATCAGGATTAGAAAGCTCCTGAGAGCTTGCATCCACCGTCTCTCTTCTAGGGCGTGCCCCCTGCCCACTTCTAGCCGGGGAAGCCAAGGGAGGCCCTCCACCCAGGGTCCAGACGTCTGCAAGTGGCACGGGTCGACTTGTCCAGCAGGCCGGAAGGCCTCCCCATCCAGAGGCGAGGGACACGGCAAGGGACGAGGGGGGCCCCTCGCGCATGCCCCGCTGTCCCAGACGAACACCAGTGTGCTGGTCACCTGGCAGGTGCACAGCCCACGCCTCCGGTAgtcatcccctccctccccgggctCGGACCGACAGCTCGCATACCTGCACCCGCACACCTCCTAACTTGGGTGGGCGGTGCAAGAGTCAGTGTTTTCTGGACACTCCCATGACCCTGGGGATACCCACTGTCCCGTGCAGCGCAGCAAAGGCTGAGCCACTCTGCGCGGCAGCCCTACTGCCAGACGCCTCTGGGGATGGGGAGCTCACTGCTCAGGATGTCACCAAACCCCTGTGCCTGTCAGACACGGCTCATGGGGCTGTGCTCAGCTTCCCCTGGTCCCCGTCCTGCCTCAGCACTACTAGCCCCTCTACCCCCACGGCccctccccaggggcccctctgccGTACCCCTCCCTCCGTGGAGCACACGGAGCACCTCTTGCCTGTGCCGTCCAGAGGTAGTCCAGCCGCAGCTTGATGTTCACCTGCCGGGCGTGCAAGGCCAGCGTGCACGAGAACAGCAGGATGGCCATGATGGGCTCGAAGCTGAGCCCGGACACCGCGTTgcccctgggggaggtgggggatggtgAGGAGAGAAACCTCTTCAGTAACGAGGGCCCAAGACCCGTCCACGTGCCCCCGGGGCAGGCCAGTCGGCAGCACCTGCCACCGGCCTGGCTGCAGCACCTCCCACCCGAACTGAGGCCTCGCTGGCCCTGGGCCCAAATGGACACACGGATAAGCCGCGGAAGCAGACAGCGCCCGACACGTGTCTCCAGGGGGCCGGCAGCAGCGCACCTACCCCGAGGCCCGGGTGTAGCCGCTGAGCTCCAGGACCAGGATGTAAGACGCGGTGAGCACGAGGAGCAGGATCGTTTTGGGCAGGGAGGACACTCGCAGGAAGATGGCCAGTGGGAGTGTGTCCACCAGGCCGCAGAGCAGGGCGTGGGGCACAGACGCACAGGGCACAGCGGGCACAGGCCGCCGGGCGTCAGGACCACCAGGGTCCTGTTGGGGCTGgagctccaggcccagggcagacAGCCCAcctggagggggcagaggggtggagggggcaggggcggaggggggaggggggcgggggttagggggaggaggagcagagaaagcagggccagaggaggcaggggcagagggggcaggggaggagggggaagaggaggcaggggtggaggagacGGGGgtagaggaacagaggaagagggggcggtgggggcagaggaggcaggggttggagggggcagaggagcagagggagcagtggCCGATGGGGCGGTGGGggtagaggaggagggggtggaagAGGCACgggtggaggaggcaggggcagaggggacacagggtcaagaagaggaaggggtggaggggatggTGGAGAGTGCAGGCAGCCGGGGCAggagtggagggggcaggggcagaggggtcagcggcagaagagtaggggtggaggggcaggggaggagaatCCAGGGGCAGGGGCGGCAGGGAGACGGGGGCTCAGGACCAGCCGCCCTCAGCCCCACCTGCACCGCCCACCCGCTGCTACAGCTTCCTGTGGGAAGGAGGGGATGCCCCCAGGTGCCGCCCGCCCCCCCTTGCTGTGCCCTCCAGGCTCCTCCCAGTGTAGGCTGGGAGAAGCAAGAGACCCCCTCGCCCCCCCAGACCGCCCGTGCCCTCTCGGCCCCCCTACTGTCACTgcggccctgcctccctcctggtaCTCagcgccccacccctgccctgactCCTGCCCCAGCTTCTAGTGCGCactggggaggggctgggtgtCCCTTCACCCGGAGACAGCCCCCCTCAGCCCCGCACACCTCGCGGGGCTCCCCCCGCTACACCCTGCCGCCTGCGGACATGCTCACCACACATCCTTGGCCAC
This genomic window contains:
- the LOC119877092 gene encoding adenylate cyclase type 1-like isoform X4; protein product: MCGGLSALGLELQPQQDPGGPDARRPVPAVPCASVPHALLCGLVDTLPLAIFLRVSSLPKTILLLVLTASYILVLELSGYTRASGGNAVSGLSFEPIMAILLFSCTLALHARQVNIKLRLDYLWTAQARDLISHTECLPSVESALRSGDKCHLVTI
- the LOC119877092 gene encoding adenylate cyclase type 1-like isoform X2, whose protein sequence is MCGGLSALGLELQPQQDPGGPDARRPVPAVPCASVPHALLCGLVDTLPLAIFLRVSSLPKTILLLVLTASYILVLELSGYTRASGGNAVSGLSFEPIMAILLFSCTLALHARQVNIKLRLDYLWTAQARDLISHTECLPSVESALRSGDKCHLVTVSNFSMYRWILLARILLRTFASVFIGDIAV